Sequence from the Lentilitoribacter sp. Alg239-R112 genome:
TGAAAAACGATATTTGTAAAAGATGCGATCTGCGCACCCACAAAAGGAGCGCCTACTGCGACGCTGACCAGTACAGTAATAATCTTAGGAACGAACGTGAGTGTCATTTCCTGAACCTGGGTAAGCGCCTGAAAAAATGCGATAATGACACCAACAAACATAGCAACGCCTACAATTGGCCCGGCTGCGACGAGAACCGTCCATATTGCTGTCTGTACCAAATCTAGGGCATCGGCTTCATTCATGTACCGCTTACAGTAACGCCTTCTCCGACGGTTACCTTCTCTCCACTTTCCAGTGTTACAATAACACCATCAGAATGGATTTTCACCTGCTCGACAACCCCTTTTGTCAAACCATCAGCTGAAGTCACAGTTTTTCCAACGATAGTTCCAGCCTGAGTAAGCATGGACGACTGAATTAGCGATTCAAGATTCTTATTCGTCTCGATAGTTTGTTCAACTTGCGAGAACGTTGCCAATTGCGCAACTTGTTCTGTCGCATCCATGGGATCTGTCGGGTCTTGGTGTTTCATTTGCGCAATCAGCAGTTTCAAAAATGTATCATAATCAAGCGTTGCCTTCTTGGCAGCCTGAGATGATGCAGATTGACCAGCTGAAGATGTTTGAGAAACTGCTTCTACGCCCATGGTGCTAACTCCCTGCGAATTTCATCAATCGTTGCCGCTGGCATTTGAGGTGTATTTAAAATTTCATCCTCAAGTGGGTACAGTGCACGAATTGCTTTAAGCGATTCAAATGCTTTACCCTGAATAACCATACCATCAATGTGCTTGAGTTCGGACAAAACCTCATCATTTGTGAAGCATGTCAAAAGCATGACAATTGATTTTCTAAACATTGTCATAGATTGCTCATATCCAGCAGGATTAATTAACATCATCTGCACGATGAAATATAATTGGCGTAGCGGTGTTGTTGCTTCTTCCGGCTGCATCACGTGATTTTCAAGAAGGAAAGTTACATCATTCAAAAACTCAAGTGAAACTTTACGATCAACTCTCAATAC
This genomic interval carries:
- the fliQ gene encoding flagellar biosynthesis protein FliQ; protein product: MNEADALDLVQTAIWTVLVAAGPIVGVAMFVGVIIAFFQALTQVQEMTLTFVPKIITVLVSVAVGAPFVGAQIASFTNIVFQRIESGF
- the flgD gene encoding flagellar hook assembly protein FlgD codes for the protein MGVEAVSQTSSAGQSASSQAAKKATLDYDTFLKLLIAQMKHQDPTDPMDATEQVAQLATFSQVEQTIETNKNLESLIQSSMLTQAGTIVGKTVTSADGLTKGVVEQVKIHSDGVIVTLESGEKVTVGEGVTVSGT
- the flbT gene encoding flagellar biosynthesis repressor FlbT; amino-acid sequence: MKNSLRISLKAGERIFINGAVLRVDRKVSLEFLNDVTFLLENHVMQPEEATTPLRQLYFIVQMMLINPAGYEQSMTMFRKSIVMLLTCFTNDEVLSELKHIDGMVIQGKAFESLKAIRALYPLEDEILNTPQMPAATIDEIRRELAPWA